Proteins encoded by one window of Micromonospora coxensis:
- the casB gene encoding type I-E CRISPR-associated protein Cse2/CasB, with the protein MMSADTEERRSDRFVRRVTEHCLRDRGQRAALRRGLRRPPEQAHTMHALVAPLLPPSVRQDHEYAYYAVAAMIAASVRNRPNAGSAKEETSDVDDVEEVAAADADAGPGNRPDLGQSLAWAVCRPGSGRRAMNRATAEKRLHLLVRQGYPGVYQHLAGVVRHLGAVEVQVNWGQLLDDLCQWRYRRDHVAKRWLQSYYRTLNEADRRAEQHHPSLEESA; encoded by the coding sequence GTGATGTCTGCGGACACCGAAGAGAGGCGCTCCGACAGGTTCGTGAGGCGGGTCACCGAGCACTGCCTCCGCGATCGTGGCCAGCGTGCGGCACTGCGCCGTGGTCTGCGTCGTCCTCCCGAGCAGGCGCACACCATGCACGCCCTCGTCGCCCCGCTGTTGCCGCCGTCGGTGAGACAGGACCACGAGTACGCCTACTACGCCGTCGCAGCGATGATCGCGGCTTCCGTTCGGAACCGGCCGAACGCCGGCTCCGCCAAAGAGGAGACCTCCGACGTCGACGACGTCGAGGAGGTGGCCGCAGCGGATGCCGACGCCGGGCCGGGTAACCGCCCCGACCTGGGGCAGTCGTTGGCCTGGGCGGTGTGCCGGCCGGGGTCGGGGCGTCGGGCGATGAACCGGGCCACCGCCGAGAAGCGGTTGCATCTCCTGGTGCGGCAGGGCTACCCGGGCGTCTACCAGCACTTGGCCGGCGTCGTCCGACACCTCGGCGCGGTCGAGGTCCAGGTGAACTGGGGGCAACTCCTCGACGACCTCTGCCAGTGGCGGTACCGCCGCGACCACGTCGCCAAGCGGTGGCTCCAGTCGTACTACCGCACCCTTAACGAAGCCGACCGCCGCGCCGAGCAGCACCACCCGAGCCTGGAGGAATCAGCATGA
- the casA gene encoding type I-E CRISPR-associated protein Cse1/CasA, producing the protein MTKSFDMVTRPWVPVVAGRESKLVGLRELFVRAAEFDDLALPVPPAAAGLWRILYAITARVTGLDALRGAQWQQRQEQVLDQGRFARDDVDAYFAKYPDRFDLFDSHRPWMQDPRLSVECPKSSGVNKLAFDRPAGNTQVWFGHHTDADPVALPPEEAAWYLIAQLYYGASGRCSSREVAGQKFANSNAGPLRGTMSYHPLGENLFESLVVGVPQGTSGQDEGADLCPWERDDLPDNPLAGPEPVSWPCGALTGRARHAVLLVPDAAGEAVTDAYVTWAWRLPGAAAADPYVVRRQNKEGGWYQLPADGSRALWRDVDALLGGTSEVKTHRPDIMTAAADLGLDGRVRAYGFDQDGQAKDRQWFTAVTPPILGWLRERDPATADGVAVLTRAAESIGRRVGVALRQAWREVANVKDREGPWARVGEAYYWTRAEAVFWKHVQDGEFTEGGRAFARLGHEAIDHAADSDASSPRMVRAVQTAHRLLSTPSKKGSAA; encoded by the coding sequence ATGACGAAATCCTTCGACATGGTTACTCGGCCATGGGTACCCGTCGTGGCCGGGCGTGAGTCCAAGCTGGTCGGCCTACGCGAGTTGTTCGTGCGGGCGGCGGAGTTCGACGATCTCGCCCTACCAGTTCCACCTGCTGCAGCGGGGCTCTGGCGGATCCTGTACGCGATCACCGCACGCGTGACCGGTCTGGATGCCCTTCGCGGCGCACAGTGGCAGCAGCGGCAGGAGCAGGTCCTCGACCAGGGCAGGTTCGCCCGGGACGACGTCGACGCATACTTCGCGAAGTACCCGGACCGTTTCGACCTGTTCGATTCCCATCGTCCGTGGATGCAGGATCCCCGGCTGAGCGTCGAGTGTCCCAAGTCATCGGGCGTCAACAAGCTGGCCTTCGACCGGCCGGCGGGCAACACACAGGTGTGGTTCGGCCACCATACGGATGCCGACCCGGTGGCTCTGCCACCCGAAGAAGCCGCGTGGTACCTGATCGCGCAGCTGTACTACGGCGCGTCCGGGCGGTGTAGCAGCCGCGAGGTGGCTGGGCAGAAGTTCGCTAACAGCAATGCCGGCCCCCTGCGGGGCACCATGTCGTACCACCCACTCGGAGAAAACCTGTTCGAGTCACTGGTCGTGGGCGTGCCACAGGGGACGTCAGGGCAGGATGAGGGGGCGGACCTGTGCCCGTGGGAACGCGATGATCTGCCGGACAATCCGCTCGCCGGGCCGGAGCCCGTGTCGTGGCCGTGCGGCGCGTTGACCGGCCGCGCCCGGCACGCCGTCCTGCTGGTCCCGGACGCCGCCGGGGAGGCCGTGACGGATGCCTACGTCACCTGGGCGTGGCGGCTGCCCGGTGCGGCGGCTGCCGACCCGTACGTGGTGCGGCGGCAGAACAAGGAAGGCGGCTGGTACCAGCTACCGGCTGACGGCTCCCGGGCGCTGTGGCGAGACGTCGATGCCCTGCTGGGCGGTACCAGCGAGGTCAAGACCCACCGCCCCGACATCATGACCGCCGCAGCGGATCTCGGTCTCGACGGGCGGGTCCGCGCGTACGGGTTCGACCAGGACGGGCAGGCCAAGGACCGGCAGTGGTTCACTGCGGTGACCCCACCGATCCTGGGCTGGCTGCGGGAGCGCGACCCGGCGACCGCCGACGGTGTGGCTGTGCTGACCCGAGCGGCCGAGTCGATCGGCCGGCGGGTCGGCGTGGCGCTGCGGCAAGCCTGGCGGGAGGTCGCCAACGTCAAGGACCGGGAAGGTCCATGGGCCCGCGTTGGCGAGGCGTACTACTGGACGCGGGCCGAGGCGGTGTTCTGGAAACACGTGCAGGACGGCGAGTTCACCGAGGGTGGTCGGGCTTTCGCCCGCCTGGGGCACGAGGCCATCGACCACGCTGCGGACAGCGACGCCAGCTCACCACGGATGGTGCGGGCCGTGCAGACGGCGCACCGGCTGCTGTCAACTCCATCGAAGAAGGGATCCGCTGCGTGA